A single genomic interval of Xyrauchen texanus isolate HMW12.3.18 chromosome 40, RBS_HiC_50CHRs, whole genome shotgun sequence harbors:
- the LOC127633636 gene encoding protein FAM53B-like isoform X2, whose protein sequence is MCVAMVIIHTKTLDKKPVDDVTSQESLQLHEPPIMSQGTALFSCGIMDSGRWSEVSRGCDVQQRPVGSNLESLWDSVRETCSAREAGSASTISGLLRDLSLSEAPPPGSTAPPSKRQCRSLSCSDELSSCRSSWRPQGSRVWTSVEKRRCHSGGSVQRGASSVFSLSGFPAIQRSSSFSLPTHTSLLQPFGHAFSFPASSGPPQTPYSSQEQICLHEPSAPSEVSSADSTPELERRESGLARSQSQPCVHIDKKIGVKRRRPAEIHKQRPSLDLLKMTQLQDFHSLSCPGFTTSDRVPFSSPSLQHESDITSDHLQLRTKDDTFINQSDASWTAGLSGGKDCLWAGLCGVRGRDVFQLGGELDIEQIERN, encoded by the exons ATgtgtgttgccatggtgattATTCACACTAAAACACTGGACAAGAAGCCCGTCGATGATGTAACATCCCAAGAGTCTCTGCAGCTG CACGAGCCGCCAATCATGAGTCAGGGGACGGCCCTCTTCTCCTGCGGAATCATGG ATTCTGGCCGGTGGTCTGAGGTCAGCAGAGGCTGCGACGTCCAGCAGCGACCCGTGGGCTCCAATCTGGAGAGCCTGTGGGACAGCGTGCGTGAAACGTGTTCCGCTCGTGAGGCGGGCAGCGCTAGCACCATCAGCGGATTACTGCGAGATCTCAGCCTGAGTGAAGCGCCCCCTCCTGGTAGCACGGCTCCGCCCAGCAAACGACAGTGTCGCTCACTGTCCTGCTCCGATGAGCTCAGCAGCTGCCGGTCGTCGTGGCGACCGCAAGGCTCTCGTGTGTGGACGAGCGTGGAGAAGCGGCGGTGTCACAGCGGGGGAAGCGTTCAACGTGGAGCGTCGTCTGTCTTCAGCCTGTCGGGGTTTCCTGCGATACAGCGCAGCTCCAGCTTCAGTCTGCCGACTCACACGAGCCTGCTGCAGCCATTCGGCCACGCCTTCTCTTTTCCCGCCTCCTCCGGACCGCCACAGACACCCTACAGCTCGCAGGAACAGATCTGCCTGCACGAGCCCAGCGCGCCATCAGAGGTCAGCTCGGCCGACTCCACCCCAGAGCTGGAGCGCCGTGAGAGCGGACTCGCCCGCAGCCAATCGCAACCCTGCGTCCACATCGACAAAAAGATTGGCGTGAAGCGCAGGAGACCAGCAGAGATTCACAAACAGAGGCCTTCACTCGACCTGCTCAAGATGACACAG CTGCAGGATTTTCACAGTCTGAGCTGTCCAGGATTCACCACGAGCGATCGAGTGCCGTTTTCCAGTCCGTCACTGCAGCACGAGAGTGACATCACATCTGACCATCTTCAGCTCCGCACCAAAGACGACACCTTCATCAACCAATCAGACGCCAGCTGGACAGCAGGACTGAGCGGTGGCAAAGACTGTCTGTGGGCGGGGCTGTGCGGCGTCAGGGGGCGGGACGTTTTCCAGCTGGGTGGAGAACTAGACATCGAACAGATCGAGAGAAACTGA
- the LOC127633636 gene encoding protein FAM53B-like isoform X1 has product MCVAMVIIHTKTLDKKPVDDVTSQESLQLHEPPIMSQGTALFSCGIMDSGRWSEVSRGCDVQQRPVGSNLESLWDSVRETCSAREAGSASTISGLLRDLSLSEAPPPGSTAPPSKRQCRSLSCSDELSSCRSSWRPQGSRVWTSVEKRRCHSGGSVQRGASSVFSLSGFPAIQRSSSFSLPTHTSLLQPFGHAFSFPASSGPPQTPYSSQEQICLHEPSAPSEVSSADSTPELERRESGLARSQSQPCVHIDKKIGVKRRRPAEIHKQRPSLDLLKMTQKLQDFHSLSCPGFTTSDRVPFSSPSLQHESDITSDHLQLRTKDDTFINQSDASWTAGLSGGKDCLWAGLCGVRGRDVFQLGGELDIEQIERN; this is encoded by the exons ATgtgtgttgccatggtgattATTCACACTAAAACACTGGACAAGAAGCCCGTCGATGATGTAACATCCCAAGAGTCTCTGCAGCTG CACGAGCCGCCAATCATGAGTCAGGGGACGGCCCTCTTCTCCTGCGGAATCATGG ATTCTGGCCGGTGGTCTGAGGTCAGCAGAGGCTGCGACGTCCAGCAGCGACCCGTGGGCTCCAATCTGGAGAGCCTGTGGGACAGCGTGCGTGAAACGTGTTCCGCTCGTGAGGCGGGCAGCGCTAGCACCATCAGCGGATTACTGCGAGATCTCAGCCTGAGTGAAGCGCCCCCTCCTGGTAGCACGGCTCCGCCCAGCAAACGACAGTGTCGCTCACTGTCCTGCTCCGATGAGCTCAGCAGCTGCCGGTCGTCGTGGCGACCGCAAGGCTCTCGTGTGTGGACGAGCGTGGAGAAGCGGCGGTGTCACAGCGGGGGAAGCGTTCAACGTGGAGCGTCGTCTGTCTTCAGCCTGTCGGGGTTTCCTGCGATACAGCGCAGCTCCAGCTTCAGTCTGCCGACTCACACGAGCCTGCTGCAGCCATTCGGCCACGCCTTCTCTTTTCCCGCCTCCTCCGGACCGCCACAGACACCCTACAGCTCGCAGGAACAGATCTGCCTGCACGAGCCCAGCGCGCCATCAGAGGTCAGCTCGGCCGACTCCACCCCAGAGCTGGAGCGCCGTGAGAGCGGACTCGCCCGCAGCCAATCGCAACCCTGCGTCCACATCGACAAAAAGATTGGCGTGAAGCGCAGGAGACCAGCAGAGATTCACAAACAGAGGCCTTCACTCGACCTGCTCAAGATGACACAG AAGCTGCAGGATTTTCACAGTCTGAGCTGTCCAGGATTCACCACGAGCGATCGAGTGCCGTTTTCCAGTCCGTCACTGCAGCACGAGAGTGACATCACATCTGACCATCTTCAGCTCCGCACCAAAGACGACACCTTCATCAACCAATCAGACGCCAGCTGGACAGCAGGACTGAGCGGTGGCAAAGACTGTCTGTGGGCGGGGCTGTGCGGCGTCAGGGGGCGGGACGTTTTCCAGCTGGGTGGAGAACTAGACATCGAACAGATCGAGAGAAACTGA